From Epinephelus lanceolatus isolate andai-2023 chromosome 12, ASM4190304v1, whole genome shotgun sequence, the proteins below share one genomic window:
- the LOC117272243 gene encoding 7-alpha-hydroxycholest-4-en-3-one 12-alpha-hydroxylase-like, whose protein sequence is MGLLLPILLGFLAALIGGLYVLGVFRQWRPGEPPLDKGLIPWLGHVLEFRRNTFKFLQRMKQKHGDVFTVQLGGFYITFLQDPLSFGALVKESREKLDFIKFIQHLVRRVFGYSPIENDHQILQMSSNKHLEGDGLEIMTQAMMKNLQNLMLYNIGSAADQRTWMEDGLFMYSYNIVFRAGYLSLYGNEPHKSEGNEDKAKQKDRAESDALFREFRKYDQLFPNLAYGVLTPRERLEVKRLLRSFWNTLSVQKVRTKDNISRWVWDIQQTKQELGMTESMITRYMFVLLWASQGNTGPSAFWLLLFLMKHPEAMTAVKEEVDNVLKEFGQQVKCDGPLINLTREMLMKTPILDSAVEETLRLTAAPLLTRAVLQDMTVKMADGREYFIRKGDRMAVFPYIAHIDPEIHPDPHSFRYDRFLNPDGSKKTDFYKAGKKMKYYSMPWGAGVSMCPGRFFATNELKQFAFLMLVYFEFELKNPDEKIPEIDYRRWGFGSMQPNRDVQFRYRLIY, encoded by the coding sequence ATGGGACTGCTGCTGCCAATCCTTCTTGGCTTTCTTGCCGCTCTGATTGGAGGGCTGTACGTTCTCGGGGTGTTTCGACAGTGGCGACCAGGAGAACCCCCTTTGGATAAGGGGCTGATACCCTGGCTGGGTCATGTCTTAGAGTTTCGCAGGAACACGTTCAAGTTCCTACAGAGGATGAAGCAAAAGCATGGTGATGTGTTTACAGTACAGCTGGGAGGGTTTTATATTACGTTTCTGCAGGATCCTCTATCATTTGGGGCACTTGTTAAGGAGAGTCGAGAAAAACTGGACTTTATCAAGTTTATTCAGCATTTGGTGCGCAGAGTGTTTGGTTACTCACCTATAGAAAATGATCACCAGATTCTCCAGATGTCCAGCAACAAGCACCTCGAGGGAGATGGCCTGGAAATAATGACACAAGCCATGATGAAGAATTTGCAGAACCTGATGTTGTACAACATCGGCTCAGCTGCAGACCAAAGAACCTGGATGGAGGATGGACTGTTTATGTACAGCTACAATATTGTTTTTAGGGCTGGCTACCTATCTCTGTATGGCAATGAGCCACATAAGTCAGAAGGAAATGAAGACAAAGccaaacagaaagacagagcagAATCAGACGCCTTATTTCGCGAGTTTCGTAAATATGACCAACTCTTTCCCAACCTGGCTTATGGGGTCCTGACACCAAGGGAAAGACTGGAAGTGAAGAGGCTGCTGAGATCCTTCTGGAACACTCTGTCAGTGCAGAAAGTGAGGACCAAGGATAACATCAGTCGCTGGGTTTGGGACATACAGCAGACCAAACAGGAGTTGGGTATGACTGAGTCAATGATAACCAGGTACATGTTTGTACTTCTTTGGGCCTCTCAGGGCAACACAGGGCCTTCTGCATTCTggctgctcctcttcctcatgaAACACCCAGAAGCCATGACAGCAGTGAAGGAAGAGGTAGACAACGTTCTGAAGGAATTTGGTCAACAAGTCAAATGTGATGGTCCTTTAATTAACCTGACACGTGAGATGCTGATGAAAACACCCATCCTGGACAGTGCTGTGGAAGAGACCCTCCGACTCACTGCTGCACCCCTGCTCACCAGAGCAGTGCTTCAGGATATGACTGTCAAGATGGCTGATGGGCGTGAGTACTTCATTCGCAAGGGTGACAGAATGGCAGTCTTTCCTTACATTGCTCACATTGACCCAGAGATCCACCCTGACCCACATTCATTCAGATATGACCGCTTCCTCAATCCAGATGGGAGCAAGAAAACTGATTTTTACAAAGCAGGGAAAAAGATGAAGTATTACAGCATGCCCTGGGGTGCTGGGGTCTCCATGTGTCCTGGGCGTTTCTTTGCCACCAATGAGCTGAAACAGTTTGCTTTCCTCATGCTGGTTTATTTTGAGTTTGAGCTGAAGAATCCTGATGAGAAGATACCTGAAATTGACTACAGGCGATGGGGCTTTGGATCGATGCAACCCAACAGAGACGTCCAGTTTCGATACAGACTCATATATTAA